In Gouania willdenowi chromosome 15, fGouWil2.1, whole genome shotgun sequence, one DNA window encodes the following:
- the LOC114476492 gene encoding ubiquitin-conjugating enzyme E2 D4-like, translating to MALKRIQRELNDLQKDPPASCSAGPVGEDMFHWQATITGPNDSPYHGGVFFLTVQFPTDYPFKPPKVAFTTKIYHPNINSNGSICLDILRSQWSPALTVSKVLLSICSLLCDPNPDDPLVPDIAHVYKSDRQKYNKLAREWTQKYAM from the exons ATGGCTTTAAAAAGAATTCAAAGG gagTTAAATGATCTTCAGAAGGACCCTCCGGCCTCATGTTCAGCAGGACCTGTTGGAGAAGATA tgtttcatTGGCAAGCAACCATCACAGGACCG AATGACAGCCCGTATCATGGAGGAGTTTTCTTTCTTACTGTCCAGTTCCCCACTGATTATCCTTTCAAACCACCAAAG GTTGCCTTTACAACAAAAATCTATCATCCAAACATAAATAGCAATGGTAGCATTTGCCTTGATATCCTGAGGTCACAATGGTCACCTGCTCTTACAGTATCGAAAG tGTTGCTGTCCATATGCTCTTTGCTATGTGATCCAAATCCAGATGACCCTCTGGTCCCTGACATTGCACATGTCTACAAATCAGACAGACAAAA ATACAACAAATTAGCCAGAGAATGGACTCAGAAGTATGCAATGTGA